DNA sequence from the Acidobacteriota bacterium genome:
AGGCAGCCCTCCCAGTCTTCCACCACCTCCTCGTCCACGATGGTGATCTCGGGATTGATCAGGGCGATCCGCGGGAAGCCCTGGTCCCCCTCCTCGCTGTCGTGCCCCGCCACAAACAACTGCACTCCCTCGTGCACCTGCGGCGCCGCCAGGCCGATGCCCTCGTACTCGGCCATCGTCTCGAACAGGTCGTCGATCAGGCGCTGGATGGCGGCGGACCTGATGTCCGACGGTGAGAGGGCACGGGCTTTCTCCCGGAGCACGGGGTGGCCCATGCGGGCCACCTTCAGAATGGACATCCCTTGATTATATGATTCTGCGCGTTCTGCGAGTTCTGCGGTGAATGAATCCGCGTACCGTTTCTGCCCGATGTGCGCCGCCCCGCTCGAGCGCCGGCTGCTGAAGAACGGCGAGCCCGAGCGCCCGGTCTGCACGGCATGTGGTCACGTCATCTACCTCGATCCGAAGGTCGCGGTCGGAACGATCATCGCGGACGAATCGGGGCGGATCGCGATGGTTCGAAGAGCAATCGAGCCGGGCTTCGGCCTCTGGGTTTTTCCGGGGGGCTACGTCGATCGCGGCGAGACCCCGCAGGCGGCCGCGGTCCGCGAGGCGCGCGAGGAATGCGGCCTCGACGTCCGTCTCGACGCGCTCGTCAACGTCTACGCCTACACCGGCCGCGTCCCAATCATCATCGTCTACGCCGCGACGAGGCGTGGCGGCACGCTTTGCGTGGACGAGGAATGCTCGGAGGCAGGATTCTTCACGCCGGACGACATTCCCTGGCAGAAGCTGGCGTTCCAGAGCACGCACGAGGCCCTGCGCGACTACCTGGACGGGGTCCGTCATCCGAAGCTGTGAATGCGAGCTCTGGCTGCTCACCAACTGCAAGAACGGAATCAGTAGCCACACGAACTCGCGCGCGCCCTCGGCGTCACTCAGAAGACCGCGTGGTTCATGCTGGCGCGACTGCGGATGGCCCTGCAAGGCGAACACGGCGGAAAAGGTGAGCGGGGAGGTCAAAGGCGACGAAACCTACATCGGCCGTAAGGCCGTAACATGCGCGCTGCGAAGCGCAAGCGGCTCGAAGTTGCATAATCGGCAAGCGACTCATATGCGTGGCGCTCACCGCAGCGGAGATGAAAACGTGCTGAGAAAGCGTTCCCGCAACTCCCCCGAGGCCGTCCCCGACGTGCACGCCGATGATTCCGGAAGATCCATGGAGCGTTCACACAGGGGCTCCGGCGCGTACTCTCTGTCCGCAAAGACAGAAAGCGAAGATAAAGCAAAGAAGAATTGCGGACTTGACAGGAACCCGAAATGTCCATCTAGACAAAAATGTCCTGTGCTAGACTGCAGTCATGAGTCCTGCGGCACTCTTGCAACTTGAAGAAAAGACACAGGATCTCGTTCCGGTTCAGCTGATCCAGGACTTGGTAGACGCCATCTTTGCGTTGGATGTGTCCGATTGGAACGATGGCGACTTCGAAGTCCTTGAGCGAGTCATTGACAAAGTGATCAGCATCTTGAGTGCGGATCCGAATCGTCAGAATCGACGTTTGATTGAGCGACTGCTCGTTGCTCGTGAGGGTGTCGAGCAGGGAATGGCCCCCGATCCCGACAGGCGGCCAAGCGTCGAGGAACTGGTCGATTTCGTCGCGGCTCGCATAGCCTAGTCGCGTTCGTTCACTACTCCCCAGTACCTTAGTAGGCGTTTGAGCGCGGTTCTGTCGTCGATCTCGAAGGCGGTCGCCAGCGCCGCTATGGCGAAGCGTCGCTTTTTCTGATCAGTCTTCGAAATGTAGGCGCGAACACCGCTGCGAAACACTTCTTCTTCGTCAGTTGAGCCGAGCATCTTCATAGCGAGCTGGCCCAGCGCATCGGGACGTGATGCTAAGCGTTCGACGGCCTCTCTTGAGACAATCTCGTCGTATCGAGGTTCTTCGTCTGCCATAGCCGAACGGTCCCTATAATCTCGCAGTAACGGCGTTTTGAAGGCCCGTACCGGGCAACCTCTTCAGCCTCTCAGGACTGCGAGAGGCGGCCCTCCGTGCAATTCCCCCCTGACTGACCGGCCGCCGAGATGGGCCATACCCTCCTAGTCATCGCGATCTCCTCCTTGTCCCTGGTGAGTCTCTTCAAACGCCACCATCTTGTCGATGATGCCGAAGACCAAGTCGCGCTCGTCGCCCTTCAGGGCAAACAGGTTGAAACTGCCGCTCAGGGTGAGACTGCCGCCACTCGGCAGCGTGATGGTCCGCTGCATTGCCGCGACCGGTGGCCTGTCGGTATCGGTTAGGTCCTGATCGGCAGGAGCAATGTGAGGGCTGTTGGTGGCTGCCGAAGGACGCGCTCCACGCGCACGCCGGCGCGGCGCGGCTCGTCTTAGGTGCGGCGATAGCGTAAAGCCCGCGTCTTTCGCGAGAGCCATCAGAAAAGCAGCGCACTTATCGACTGTCTCGCCGGTTGCGCCCAGGTCGGCAAATGCCTGTTTTAGTTTCGGCGTTGTGGTCGTCTGAAGATCGATCTTTCCCTTCAGTAGCGGAGTGTATGTGCTGTTGAACAACTCGCGGAGCGCGGCCTTTCGTTCTTCGCCGCGCGACTTGACGAGTTCTTCGAAGCGCTCGCGTGGGCGCCCCTCAGCGTCGATCAATCCCATCGACTTGAGCGAGCTACGCAGTAGCGCCTGCATCCCGCCCGACATCGAGGACATCACGCCCTTGTCTATGTGCGACGGCATCACGACGTTGCCGAGGCTGTCGAGGAAGTTCACGAACGTACGGTAGGGAACGTACGGCGGCAACACGCGGTCTTCGGATTCGGCCATTGCGCTTTGTCCTTCCGCTAGGATATTTAGGACATATTAGCAGATCAGGCATGCGGGCAACAATGCCCGCAAGGACATTTTTACCAAGACACTGTTAAGTGTCTGCTGGCCTATCCCCACGCAATCAGCGCAGAACTACCCCGAAGACATAGTTGTCGAAGCATTTGACGACATCGCGGTTCTATTGCGGTTTGTCGAGGTTCGGCGGCGTCTTGCCTACGTCACCAATGAGTCTGGGCGGAACCAGTTTCGTGGCATCCCGACCAAATTCGTAAGCTGACATACAAGTAAGTCGCCTCCCCTGAAACCGGGAATCCTGGATTATGAAGAAGATTGCTTCCCTCGCGGCAGCCGCCTGTCTGTCGATCGTGACCGCCGGCTGTATCGAGTTCACTCAAAAAACGACCGGGCCGACGACGGACCTTCGTTCGCTCGCGGGCGCGTGGTCGTCGGGCAACATCATCCCGTCGGCGGCAAGCTGCACGGACTTTCAGTGGAACGTGTCGGAGTACACCGGCACGACGGCGAAAGGATCCTTCAGCGCGACGTGCGCAGGTGACCTGAAGCTCGAGGGAACCGCGCAGGGACAGCTCGTGGGATCCGTGATCAACTGGAGCGCGGCGGGCATCGCGACGGCTCCAGGGCTGCCGTCGTGCGCGATCTCCCTGAACGGCACCGCGACGCTGAACGGGGACACGATCGAGGTGCCCTACAGCGGGAACACGTGCCTCGGGCCGGTCAGCGGGACGGAGATTCTGAAGAAGAAATAGGCACAAGGCACGAGGCAGAAGGGAAAACCCGCTTCGACTTTTCCTCGTGCCTCCTGGCTCGTGCCTTCTGTCTGCTACCGCGCTTCCCAGGGCGTCGCGGCTTTCAGCCGCTCGTTGACGTTGTTGATGTTCTTCACGCCCTGATCCTGCAACCAGCTCCGGAAGGCGTCCGGCCCCTGCTTCGCGTAGACGGGGATGCCGTCCTTCCACGTCGCACGGCCGCAGAGCACGCCGTTGAACTTCACGCCTGATTCGGCCGCGAGCTCCAGCGATTCGGTGAACTCCGCGTTGCTCACGCCGGCCGAAAGATAAATGAACGGCCTGGTCGACACCGCCTGCGCCTTCCTGAAGTACTCCAGCGCCTCTGCCCTGGTGTAGGCCTTCTGGCCGCCGAAGGCCCTGGCGCCCTCGACGAACTTCATGTTGA
Encoded proteins:
- the def gene encoding peptide deformylase, with translation MSILKVARMGHPVLREKARALSPSDIRSAAIQRLIDDLFETMAEYEGIGLAAPQVHEGVQLFVAGHDSEEGDQGFPRIALINPEITIVDEEVVEDWEGCLSIPDIRGRVPRAREIKVTAYDRHAKKTEMKARNYVARVIQHETDHLHGVLFLDRMTSFETIAFLEEFERYWSREHVTPE
- a CDS encoding NUDIX hydrolase; this translates as MNESAYRFCPMCAAPLERRLLKNGEPERPVCTACGHVIYLDPKVAVGTIIADESGRIAMVRRAIEPGFGLWVFPGGYVDRGETPQAAAVREAREECGLDVRLDALVNVYAYTGRVPIIIVYAATRRGGTLCVDEECSEAGFFTPDDIPWQKLAFQSTHEALRDYLDGVRHPKL
- a CDS encoding DUF5343 domain-containing protein: MAESEDRVLPPYVPYRTFVNFLDSLGNVVMPSHIDKGVMSSMSGGMQALLRSSLKSMGLIDAEGRPRERFEELVKSRGEERKAALRELFNSTYTPLLKGKIDLQTTTTPKLKQAFADLGATGETVDKCAAFLMALAKDAGFTLSPHLRRAAPRRRARGARPSAATNSPHIAPADQDLTDTDRPPVAAMQRTITLPSGGSLTLSGSFNLFALKGDERDLVFGIIDKMVAFEETHQGQGGDRDD